The window ATATGGAGAGGGAGGGGCAGGGGAAAGGGGAGGGATAAGGAAATAGAATTGTCATTACATGTAGAACTTTGTTACCAAACAAAAGCAATGGTCAACTTGAAGTACATCCCAAAGGAAAAAGGGGGcatactccccccccccaatttacaaagagaagaaacatTAGGAAGGATTGCAAATGATGCTAAAAGATGAGCAGAAGAGTGTAGACCTGCTCAAAACAtgcaaaaaaataacaaaattaaaattaaagattaagCTCCAAATGTCCTGGATGAAAGGAGAAACTTTCCCTATGAgggattattaaaaaaaatgtcaacACACGTGATTAAATCAGCACATTTTGATTCCACCTTGATATTCTGAATTTCCAACTCCAAAGAAAATTATAAGACCTAACCACATGGCTGCAcattcaggaaaaaaaaatgcagatcTAGAGCTGTTTTTTAGAGCAACACCCGTCAAAAAGTATACCGGAGGCAAACACCATAACCAATAGCTAATCCTTTGATAGAGGCACCATCATAATTAGCTTAGCATACCCCTATAAAGGAGTATTCCAAAAGGAGATTCCCTATGACGGTTGTTGGTGGAAGAAGAGAACTCAACAgagggattaaaatcctctgcagtgtgggcttgagagctcgacacgtggaagaagcttcatccaacggtgcgtGCTTgatgcaagttttttttttttttttctcaagttCGACACTGTTGGATGTCGCAACTTCCACGTGTCGAGTTCTCAGGCGCACACTGCAATGCACCGCAAGATTTGggcactgtagaggatttttttttcctcaacgGAGGCAGCCGCCAAGTCCTACACCAATAAACATGACAAAACAGAAGTTGTGCTGCTAGAATGATTCCAATATTTCTATTGACTACCAGTTTTCTGCAAAATCATGGTTTCAGAGCTCCTAGGATGGTAAGAGTTTAGGTCATGCTCttaaacatttttcttttcagttcTTCCCTTCTAATCTTGGGTTTGGCTCACATACTTGGTCAATGTACTCctaaaaaacttgaaaaatatGATCCAACAGACAGCCCACTTTCTCTAATATCAGTCAACTACTCACAATGGGATATTTATGTGAAATATTGATTCTGCGAGTCAACTTATCAATCTGACTCGTAAAGTTATCTAATCAACAGAATAGACAATGCTGAGCTACAGATGccatgttatacccgcaccccggatcataattaattattgtttctttcctacgacgtgtagttatcactgccacgtatgctggtgagctgttctcactggtggtcaaacccagctataaatttttttaccacagtacgggtttgcctgtgagGAAACTGTTCGAGGTCAtaggggacaaaccatgacaaagaaaaagtaagttctagcccttgacttatttatttatcctttcccttgataccctcgaagtgcgggtcaaggtttggaccgcccggactattttagttgagttgggaataatTCACTTATGGGCCCCACTTACCTTGGGGAAACATGTAaagagcaattatacccatatcatgtgagctcatcttttaattaggttctgtcctaattataactagtgggcagacccattagcttaagaggcccattgggctcaagtggcaatttaacctaagggtccatctaactctatttgacccaaggttgggtattcctttctcttacccaaataAAACTAATGGGtgatccatttaacttaaagtactcatttggcttaatgacccatttaacttggatcaACCCATTTAGttattgacccatttaacttaaaggacccaagacccattttctataaataagacaaaagggggggaaaagcattctttctctttacttctcccatctaacctaaatcgtggaggagagacaggagaaagaagaaataagaaagaaggaaagaaggaaataagaaagaaggaaggagaaaaagaggaagaagaatggaaaagcttgactgaaggcttggaacctcaccttgtggagccctctacgtggagcttttctatattgggggtaggtaagccattaaatctcacatcttttcttctattttgggttttggggtttgggaaatgggattCGACCTAGgattctcttggaacccaaggaattgatggaacctctaaacctagactatggtagagttatttcactccattacaagctctaagcctaagcaatctcttttcatttgagaaatttaaggtttctaccctattatgttctaaattaggttctctttgcttttcctcttaaatccttgggatttcatggacctaatgaggtcttagaaccctaatggacctaggaggaagcttccttgaagcctccttacctttaaaccccttaggaaaggaacccctggtgagaaacctttcaaattttgattctgcatgtatgtggttttacatgcggttttaagacctacgagaaaccacccttgcaACCACCCCCTGAATAAGCCCCTGTTAAAGTCAATTTTAGGTGCAGTTTCATGTTCTGAGATAAACCACCTGTAaaaccacccttggcagagaccttcctaagcccctggttagctaggatttacatgtggttgcaggaattgggcatgagaccacccataaaaccaccctgcctctgaaaccttatacttaaatgatttgtgggagaccttttggggatccgtccctttacttaattaaccctattttcactctttatttaggtttaaagtttttgtcttgcgacgtgttacttaattgcggcgacaactcataatatcggaacataacttatatgtgagtaggtttggttgtttgggcttgatattattattgtattgtatatTATgccatcattataaattattaagcatgcttgcacatattgcatacttttatatatgattgttatgatgttgattggagatgctttactttgatgggtctcggtgccagtgccggaaccccggatactatatacattatgaagtaattatgttgaataTCATggtgaactgtatgcgccgtgacgtgctggtaaccgggcactaaaccagatgaaaagttgatgcgcccggattacctctcgggacgataggacttgtatgtagtatatctgcggctaggatttaacacccttatgctacgacctttaccaacaggggtttaggtgttgggtaatcagtacaccggattctgtggaggtgggagaggccagtcatggttgttatacccgcatcccggatcataattaattattatttcttccccgtgacgtgtggttatcactgccacgtgctggtgagctattctcactggtggtcaaacccagttacaaattattgaccatgatacgggcttaccattgacaccatggcaatggagaagtaagttctagcccttggcttatttatttatccttttcctcgatgcccttgaagtgcgggtcaagatttagaccgcccgggctattttagttgagttgggaatattctatttgtgggtcccacttatttaagggagcgtgtgatgggcttataatcccatggtggatggacccatccccaagtgggttcttttctatttgaaacctgtgggcagacccatttagttaagaggcccattcaacttgagggcccatttgactctatttgacccaaagatgggttaacccattcctgtaccctaaataagaccatgggtcaacccattaagccctcttgacccatttatcttggatccacccatttagctatttgacccatttaacttaaagtacccatttagctatttgacccatttaacttaaaggacccaagcccattttctataaataagacaaagggggggggagaagcattcattttcatttcttctcccatctaacctaaatcgtggaggagagaaagaggagagaaaggagaaagaagaaagaagaaagaaggaaagaagaaagaaggaaggagaaaaggagaaggaggaatggaaaaacttggttgaaggcttggaacctcaccttgtggagccctctacgtggagcttttctacattggggaaggtaagccattgaaactcacatctcttcatctattttgagttttgaggtttgggaaatgggagaaattcgacctagggttctcttggaacccaaggaatcgatggaacctctaaacctacactatagtggagttatttcactccattacaacctctaagcctaagcaatctctttccatttgagaaatttaaggtttctaccctattatgtcataAATTAGattatctttgtttttcctcttaaatccatgggattacatggacctaatgaggtcttagaaccctaatggacctaggaggaagctttcttgaagcctccctacctttaaaccccttgaaaaatgaatccctagcaagaaacccttcaattttcgattctgcaggtatgtggttttacatgtggtttcagacctgagaaaccacacctgcaaccacccttggcagagaccttcctaagcccctggttagctaggatttacatgtggttttagacctgcaagaaaccatcctgaaattaccttcccgagaaggcccctgtgaagctcggatttacactcggtttcagttttctaaAACCACATCCGCAAACCTTGACTAAACTGTTGaacccggtttcctaggatttacactcggttcgTTTCTAAACCACACGCAAACCTTGACTAAACGTCCAACCCCTGGTTTCCtcggatttacatgtggttgcgaatttgggcatgaaaccactcctgcaaccactttgtttctgaaaccttatacttaagtgattatgggagaccttttggggatcctttcccttcgctcgtttaaccttatttcactctttgtttaggttaatatattcatcttgtgacgtgttacttgatttcggcgacaactcataacatcgggacataacacatattgtgagtgggtttggttgtttgggcttgatattattattgcattgtatattatgtcatcattataaattattaagcatgcttgcgcatattgcatacttttatatatgaatgttatgatgttaattggagatgctttactttgatgggtctcggtgccggtgggtgccggtgctaaccccggatactatatatatttatgaaaaattatgttgaatgtcatgttgaatcagtaTGCGCTGTGTCTGTCTgtgtaaccgggcactaaaccggatgaaaagttgatgcgccggattacttctcggacgataggacttgtatgtagtggtggctaggattttacacccttatgctatgacccttaccaacaggggtttaggtgttgggtaatcagtacatcggattctgtggaggtgggagaggccagtcatggtagtattggttatcaggggtctgccactgagtggtcttggaggcttcgatcggcgtaggtcccaggtgacaattgaggtttcattgtggcgataagttaagtgacccacagtgtctcccgagttgtcacagtagcatatgccattgacttagttgtgatgttaggtgaaaaatttacttaacatatgcatgcatcattggactatgtgaattgtgtgtttgtgcatccccatcccctcactggctcagtggagagctaaccgcctcgtgtacacaatttttagattatgatgcaggtacggaggagccggaagctgtgttagaggaacatggcaacgggtgtccttgtgacgattgtgcctacgggccgtgagaattcttgggacttgttccccttttgtttattttagagcgtaggcccatgtaaaaacatttactgttatacccttgttaataattattagatggtaatgaaaaatggattaactacagtatttatcatctaggctttgatcatcttataactattgattttatacgcttccgcaaaactactgatcatttggaatgtaatatttccctttccgcactctgatattatattattttaatattagttatgactatgcgttgggacactgtgtcagtgatcctggcagcttagtaggatgacaagcgttgtcctagtcaccccttataatgtattttatcccttgttgggatggggacGTGAcaatggtagtattggttatcaggggtctgccactgagtggtcttggaggcttcgatcggcgtaggtcccaggtgacaattgaggtttcactgtagcgataagttaagtgacccatagtgtctcctgagttgtcacagtaacatatacctctgacttagttgtgatgttaggtgaaaaatttatttaacatatgcatacatcattggactatgtgaattgtgtgtttgtgcatccccatcccctcactggctctgTGGAGCTaaacccctcgtgtacacattttttttagattatgatgcaggtatggaggagccggaagctgtgttagaggaacatgacAACGGGTGTCtttgtgacgattgtgcctacgggccgtgagaattctagggacttgttccccttttgtttattttaggacgtaagcccatgtataaacctttactattatacccttgttgatagttattagatggtaatgaaaaatggattaattacagtatttatcatttaggttttgatcatcttgtaactatttgattttatacgctttcgcaaaaactattgatcttttgaaatgtaatattcccctttccgcactctgatattatattattttaatattggttatgactgtgcgttgggagactgtgtcagtgatcctggcagattagtaggatgacacgcgtcgtcctagtcaccccttgtattgtattttattccttgttgggatgggggcgtgacatgcCGAGTTTTAAAAATAGGAATTTTGCACTCCACAAGGACCATTTTTCCTCCTTTGAATGGACAATACTATATTACCCCAACCACCCCAAACGTACAGTTCTCAGATGAATGCGTGCAGctcctttttcttccctctccccCCACTCCCATGCGCAGGGGAAAGAAGAGTGAATATGCATTCTTTGGATAACTAGTATTGAAGACAAAGCCCCAAATAGGCTACTTGATCAAATAGTTGAGGGAATCCAAATTCCACCCAATCCAATACGAATTTCAGTAAGCACTGGATTACATTGTCAAtatcttttgagtttttaacaATTTTCTTTTCACTACTATGGCTCTGTGATATTATTATAAGCAAGCTAAACAAGGACAGCATGTTGAGGTGTCGGTAACAAATCCtacaatttaaatttaaaatctcAGCCTGGCAACAAATCCTCATAAGTAATCTCTACCATCAACTGCAGTACAACAGTttgacaaaagacaaaaatgcAGTACTATAGAAGAGTTTTATTCACCACTCACTTAACCATATTCTGCATAGTTGAGGCCGGATAGGGGAGAGGTATACCTCATTCAATTTTAGAAATAGTGATGATATCAAGGCTGCTTACAAACTTTGGATAAAAATGAACTATAATTCAAAAGAGAAAGATAACGGTACCTGGTTGTATGTGGTGCACGGTCTTTATGTTTAAACATAGGACTATACCAAATGACCGCCATACCCCCATGGAAAGACACAAATTCCTGAGGATGTGGTGATCATTTTGCATAACCTTTGTGTCCATACACTATAGGGGCACACCACATGCGACCAGGTAtcattctttctctcatttcaAAATCTATTATTCACTCTATGCATCACAAACCCTTATAAAGAGAGAACTGTGTTGATCAATCAGCAAACCCACCATCCCCATGAACCAAACTGTACAGAGGAGCGCTTCAGGGTACTTAATTAGGCATAACCTTCTTAAGCAATAATTGACGAAGTTTCAATTTTGTCACCCTAAACACTCCCAATTAACAGATAACACAACCGTTGGGGTTCTCCTCTGCACTGTAGACAACCGGGGCATAGTATTGTGTCCTGTACGGAGTAGTATAATAAGCCTCATATGCCTTAGCGAGGTCGGCGATGGTCTTCTCTTCTGGTTTCTTGGGTTCGTCTTTCTTCCCAGGCTCTTTCGGTGGTCCAACAGATACCATCTCCGTGCGCCAAAGCTTCCGCAATTTGCCAACTACATCTACAGGATCCACTTCTCCGATTACTGTCATTTTCTGCTCC is drawn from Telopea speciosissima isolate NSW1024214 ecotype Mountain lineage chromosome 1, Tspe_v1, whole genome shotgun sequence and contains these coding sequences:
- the LOC122648532 gene encoding heavy metal-associated isoprenylated plant protein 39-like; amino-acid sequence: MKVVVVKVDVHDDREKRKAMKAVSTLSGIDSIAMDMKEQKMTVIGEVDPVDVVGKLRKLWRTEMVSVGPPKEPGKKDEPKKPEEKTIADLAKAYEAYYTTPYRTQYYAPVVYSAEENPNGCVIC